In Helianthus annuus cultivar XRQ/B chromosome 8, HanXRQr2.0-SUNRISE, whole genome shotgun sequence, a single genomic region encodes these proteins:
- the LOC110870363 gene encoding protein FAR1-RELATED SEQUENCE 5-like, which produces MENDDQGFQTYQPVGKLQLSPNSGKKTYLPEVDESLKPRDKMTFATVNNAFLFYQKYAMASGFTARKSSQYTHQGVIKSKWFVCSKEGTKPFKTIDTSKKIDTSNHGSKRKSVRRVPSIRTGCKARMCIKLMPSNLYEVSSFIEAHNHFFVAEEDRHLLPSNRGMNHMQEQAVNALSALNIGPVKAFNIMRTLYGGFDKVGATKNDFKNFKRDLNRYISEFDADMMIKRLLRKKEYMPNFSMEYITDENGVLRGLFWADEDAKRNFSVFGDVVSFDATYRRNKYNMMFVPFTGIDNHNRNVTLGAAIIGNETAETYSWLLNVFRQAFGRAPPVIVTDQDPAMKKAIEDTWPESRHRLCMWHIMDKLSAKVGASVCNNTDFKKRLCAIVWTDSIIPDKFESEWATIMNDFNLVDHEWLQSIYQIRDTWIPAYYREEVMSGLMRTSSRSESENHFFGQFCNRGCTLVEFLGHFDSAIEAQRHEHRKNDHDTRNTNAEIFDEEFVLEDQASRIFTRTIFFDQQLEIQHGTHRCAIGKWEDIGDFVNFFVKDWEQPCTTFFEVMMREADMTVYCTCKRFEQFGLLCSHIFCVLRMLDIREFPQRYILRRWTREAVPNSTPGAILGINETEDRYNEVNRVVREITYSTESVINQLVTNFDALCSFRDHVVNYFKTADESVVNAPPKSRRDRFAEITGNTKPSEATVRVPIGTRFKGMGKPKRMKSKREIAVSQLGKKSRQCQNCFRYGHNRRSCKNPTRTKEQAMAEDDGEGADEGDEEEDEWEEVEEDMDEQDEDALDGEDGEEE; this is translated from the exons ATGGAGAACGACGATCAAG GATTTCAAACCTATCAGCCGGTTGGGAAACTACAACTGTCACCAAACTCCGGTAAGAAGACTTATTTACCGGAGGTAGATGAATCGCTTAAGCCGAGGGATAAGATGACCTTTGCCACAGTGAACAACGCATTCCTCTTTTATCAGAAGTATGCAATGGCTTCAGGCTTCACTGCCAGGAAGTCTTCTCAATACACACATCAGGGTGTTATAAAATCAAAATGGTTTGTTTGCTCAAAGGAGGGGACTAAACCTTTTAAAACGATCGATACATCTAAAAAGATTGACACCTCAAATCACGGCTCAAAGAGGAAATCTGTTCGACGTGTTCCTTCTATAAGGACTGGGTGCAAAGCACGTATGTGTATAAAGTTAATGCCTTCGAATCTATATGAGGTATCTTCTTTCATTGAGGCACATAATCATTTTTTTGTTGCTGAGGAAGATAGGCATCTACTTCCCTCTAACCGAGGTATGAACCATATGCAAGAGCAAGCCGTTAACGCGTTGAGTGCCTTGAACATTGGCCCTGTGAAAGCGTTTAATATCATGAGGACATTGTATGGTGGGTTTGACAAGGTTGGGGCAACCAAAAACGATTTTAAAAATTTCAAGCGAGACCTGAACAGGTATATATCGGAGTTTGATGCTGATATGATGATTAAACGGCTTTTGAGGAAGAAAGAGTACATGCCTAACTTTTCAATGGAGTATATAACAGACGAGAATGGAGTTTTAAGGGGTTTGTTTTGGGCAGATGAAGATGCCAAAAGGAATTTTTCTGTGTTTGGTGATGTTGTTTCATTTGATGCCACATATCGTCGTAACAA GTACAACATGATGTTTGTTCCATTTACCGGCATCGACAATCACAATCGCAATGTTACTCTTGGTGCCGCAATAATAGGGAACGAAACTGCTGAAACTTATAGTTGGTTGCTAAATGTGTTTCGTCAAGCATTTGGCCGTGCCCCTCCGGTGATTGTCACAGATCAAGACCCAGCCATGAAGAAGGCTATCGAAGATACATGGCCCGAGAGTAGACATAGGCTATGCATGTGGCACATCATGGACAAGCTTTCTGCTAAG GTTGGTGCTTCAGTCTGCAATAATACAGATTTCAAAAAGAGGCTGTGTGCCATTGTGTGGACCGATTCAATTATACCAGATAAGTTTGAAAGTGAGTGGGCTACCATAATGAACGATTTTAACTTGGTTGATCATGAGTGGCTGCAGTCAATTTACCAAATCAGGGATACTTGGATACCAGCTTATTATCGTGAGGAGGTCATGTCCGGGCTTATGCGTACCTCTTCTCGTTCCGAGAGCGAGAACCATTTCTTTGGACAGTTCTGTAACCGGGGTTGCACACTTGTCGAATTTCTCGGGCATTTTGATTCTGCTATTGAAGCTCAGAGACATGAGCACAGGAAGAATGACCATGACACCAGAAATACCAACGCTGAAATATTTGATGAAGAATTTGTTTTGGAGGATCAAGCGTCCAGGATATTCACACGCACTATATTTTTTGACCAGCAGTTGGAGATACAACACGGTACACACAGATGTGCTATCGGAAAGTGGGAAGACATTGGTGATTTCGTTAACTTTTTTGTGAAGGACTGGGAACAACCATGCACTACTTTCTTCGAG GTTATGATGCGGGAGGCCGACATGACTGTGTATTGTACATGCAAAAGATTTGAACAGTTTGGGTTGTTGTGCTCACACATCTTTTGTGTGCTAAGGATGCTTGACATTAGGGAGTTTCCACAACGCTATATATTACGACGTTGGACTCGGGAGGCTGTTCCAAATAGTACCCCTGGTGCTATTCTAGGTATCAATGAGACTGAGGATCGTTATAATGAAGTTAACCGTGTTGTACGTGAGATCACATATTCTACAGAGTCGGTTATTAATCAGCTTGTCACCAACTTTGATGCGCTATGCTCGTTCAGGGATCATGTTGTTAATTATTTCAAAACTGCTGATGAGTCTGTCGTCAATGCTCCACCTAAGAGCCGTCGTGATAGGTTTGCAGAAATTACTGGTAACACAAAACCATCAGAAGCAACCGTTCGTGTTCCCATTGGAACAAGATTCAAAGGTATGGGTAAGCCTAAACGGATGAAGTCCAAACGTGAAATTGCAGTAAGTCAGTTGGGTAAAAAGAGCCGTCAATGTCAAAACTGTTTTAGATACGGTCATAATAGACGTTCTTGCAAAAACCCTACCCGGACTAAAGAACAAGCTATGGCCGAGGATGACGGTGAAGGAGCTGATGAAGGTGACGAGGAGGAAGATGAATGGGAGGAAGTTGAAGAAGATATGGATGAACAAGATGAGGATGCATTAGACGGGGAGGATGGGGAAGAGGAGTAG